A section of the Mangifera indica cultivar Alphonso chromosome 12, CATAS_Mindica_2.1, whole genome shotgun sequence genome encodes:
- the LOC123193350 gene encoding protein MAEA homolog codes for MEMDILSNGNSAAASPPQTTVPTNATLTPFSKLTQLTEALKLEHQFLRVPFEHYKKTIRANHRTVEKEVSSVIAGVADVADSDNLSKDDAVNQLTSLVSRLQGLKRKLEEGSRTEHLQVQKYRARLNHLESADAESLPEWNSMRLKRILVDYMLRMSYYDTAQKLAESSNMQDLVDIDVFQEAKKVIDALQKKEVAPALAWCADNKSKLKKSKSKFEFQLRLQEFIELVRSENNSCAITYARKYLAPWGATDMKELQRVMATLAFKNNTECPTYKVLFEPKQWDYLVGQFKQEFCRLYGMTVEPLLNIYLQAGLSALNTPYCYEDDCTKEDPLSQESFRKLASPLPYSKQHHSKLVCYITKELMDTENPPQVLPNGYVYSTKALEEMAKKNNGKITCPRTGLVCNYSDLVKAYIS; via the exons ATGGAAATGGATATTCTCTCAAACGGCAACTCCGCTGCCGCATCGCCGCCACAAACCACCGTCCCAACTAACGCCACGCTGACCCCCTTCTCCAAGCTGACGCAGCTTACTGAAGCTTTAAAATTGGAGCATCAATTTCTAAGAGTCCCTTTTGAGCACTACAAGAAGACAATTCGAGCCAATCACCGCACCGTCGAGAAGGAGGTCAGCTCCGTTATCGCTGGTGTTGCTGACGTGGCGGATTCAGATAACCTTTCCAAAGACGACGCTGTTAATCAACTCACATCTCTCGTTTCGAGACTCCAAGGGCTCAAAAGGAAG TTGGAAGAGGGAAGTCGAACAGAGCACTTGCAGGTACAAAAATATCGTGCTCGACTCAATCACTTAGAATCAGCAGATGCTGAGAGTTTGCCAGAATGGAACAGCATGCGACTGAAGCGTATCCTTGTAGACTACATGTTACGGATGTCTTATTATGACACTGCACAGAAGTTGGCAGAAAGCAGTAACATGCAA GATCTTGTTGATATTGATGTATTTCAAGAAGCCAAAAAGGTTATTGATGCTTTGCAAAAAAAGGAGGTAGCCCCTGCTTTAGCCTGGTGTGCAGATAATAAGTCCAAATTGAAGAAGTCAAAG agcaaatttgaatttcagctGAGACTTCAAGAGTTCATTGAGTTGGTACGGTCTGAAAACAACTCATGTGCCATTACCTATGCTCGAAAATACCTTGCACCATGGGGAGCTACCGATATGAAAGAGTTGCAGCGAGTGATGGCAACTTTGGCTTTTAAGAATAATACTGAATGTCCCACATACAAG GTTTTGTTTGAACCAAAGCAATGGGACTACTTGGTAGGCCAATTTAAGCAGGAATTCTGTAGATTATATGGCATGACAGTAGAGCCATTGTTGAATATCTATCTGCAAGCAGGCTTGTCAGCTCTGAACACTCC ATACTGTTATGAAGATGATTGTACCAAGGAGGACCCATTGTCACAGGAAAGTTTCCGGAAGCTAGCATCGCCATTACCATACTCTAAGCAGCATCACTCCAAACTTGTTTGCTATATAACAAAAGAGCTAATGGACACCGAGAATCCACCACAAGTGTTGCCGAACGGCTATGTCTATAGTACCAAG GCTCTTGAAGAAATGGCCAAGAAAAATAATGGTAAAATAACTTGTCCTCGGACGGGATTGGTATGCAACTATTCAGATTTGGTTAAGGCCTACATATCATAA
- the LOC123193351 gene encoding serine/arginine-rich splicing factor RS2Z33-like isoform X1, with product MPRYDDRYGGTRLYVGRLASRTRSRDLEDIFGRYGRIRDVDMKRDFAFVEFSDPRDADDARYSLNGRDVDGSRIIVEFAKGAPRGPGGSREYLGRGPPPGSGRCFNCGIDGHWARDCKAGDWKNKCYRCGERGHIERNCQNSPKKLRRGRSYSRSPSLRRGRSRSHSYSRGRSDSRSRSPVKRERSIERVERRTRSPRDSRSPKRRRNSPPPSKGRKHSLTPDERSPPERGGSPSPRDHRQANGSEYSGSPRVKSRSPVDDADGPEDRSYQSPAEENGRSRSRSRSLTPIPRDERSPIDDDDNHGSPRGSESN from the exons ATGCCTCGATATGATGACCGTTATGGTGGGACTCGGCTCTATGTTGGTCGCCTGGCTTCACGAACAAGATCACGCGATCTTGAGGACATATTCGGCCGATATGGGAG AATTCGCGATGTGGATATGAAGCGTGACTTCGCCTTTGTT GAATTTAGTGACCCTCGAGATGCTGATGATGCGAGATATAGCTTGAATGGTCGTGATGTTGATGGAAGCCGTATCATTGTGGAATTTGCCAAGGGG GCACCACGTGGTCCTGGTGGATCTCGTGAGTATCTCGGTAGAGGTCCTCCTCCTGGATCAGGGCGCTGTTTCAACTGTGGGATTGATGGCCACTGGGCCAGGGACTGCAAAGCTGGAGACTGGAAGAATAAGTGTTATCGCTGTGGTGAACGAGGCCACATTGAAAGAAATTGTCAAAATAGTCCGAAGAAGCTAAG ACGTGGCAGGAGTTATTCGCGTTCACCCTCTCTTCGCCGTGGTAGAAGCAGGAGCCACAGTTACAGCAGAGGCCGCAGTGACAG TCGATCTCGGTCACCtgtgaagagagaaagaagtaTTGAACGTGTTGAGAGAAGAACAAGGAGCCCACGTGACAGCAGGAGCCCTAAGCGGCGCAGGAATTCACCACCACCATCTAAAGGGAGGAAGCACAGTCTGACTCCAGATGAAAGAAGTCCACCAGAGAGAGGAGGCAGCCCATCCCCAAGGGATCACCGGCAGGCCAATGGCTCAGAGTATAGTGGGAGTCCAAGGGTAAAGAGCAGAAGCCCtgttgatgatgctgatggccCTGAGGATAGGAGTTACCAAAGCCCTGCAGAAGAGAATGGTCGCAGTCGTAGTCGCAGCCGCAGCCTCACTCCAATCCCTAGGGATGAGAGGAGCccaattgatgatgatgataaccATGGGTCCCCAAGAGGCAGCGAATCCAATTAA
- the LOC123193351 gene encoding serine/arginine-rich splicing factor RS2Z33-like isoform X3, translated as MKRDFAFVEFSDPRDADDARYSLNGRDVDGSRIIVEFAKGAPRGPGGSREYLGRGPPPGSGRCFNCGIDGHWARDCKAGDWKNKCYRCGERGHIERNCQNSPKKLRRGRSYSRSPSLRRGRSRSHSYSRGRSDSRSRSPVKRERSIERVERRTRSPRDSRSPKRRRNSPPPSKGRKHSLTPDERSPPERGGSPSPRDHRQANGSEYSGSPRVKSRSPVDDADGPEDRSYQSPAEENGRSRSRSRSLTPIPRDERSPIDDDDNHGSPRGSESN; from the exons ATGAAGCGTGACTTCGCCTTTGTT GAATTTAGTGACCCTCGAGATGCTGATGATGCGAGATATAGCTTGAATGGTCGTGATGTTGATGGAAGCCGTATCATTGTGGAATTTGCCAAGGGG GCACCACGTGGTCCTGGTGGATCTCGTGAGTATCTCGGTAGAGGTCCTCCTCCTGGATCAGGGCGCTGTTTCAACTGTGGGATTGATGGCCACTGGGCCAGGGACTGCAAAGCTGGAGACTGGAAGAATAAGTGTTATCGCTGTGGTGAACGAGGCCACATTGAAAGAAATTGTCAAAATAGTCCGAAGAAGCTAAG ACGTGGCAGGAGTTATTCGCGTTCACCCTCTCTTCGCCGTGGTAGAAGCAGGAGCCACAGTTACAGCAGAGGCCGCAGTGACAG TCGATCTCGGTCACCtgtgaagagagaaagaagtaTTGAACGTGTTGAGAGAAGAACAAGGAGCCCACGTGACAGCAGGAGCCCTAAGCGGCGCAGGAATTCACCACCACCATCTAAAGGGAGGAAGCACAGTCTGACTCCAGATGAAAGAAGTCCACCAGAGAGAGGAGGCAGCCCATCCCCAAGGGATCACCGGCAGGCCAATGGCTCAGAGTATAGTGGGAGTCCAAGGGTAAAGAGCAGAAGCCCtgttgatgatgctgatggccCTGAGGATAGGAGTTACCAAAGCCCTGCAGAAGAGAATGGTCGCAGTCGTAGTCGCAGCCGCAGCCTCACTCCAATCCCTAGGGATGAGAGGAGCccaattgatgatgatgataaccATGGGTCCCCAAGAGGCAGCGAATCCAATTAA
- the LOC123193351 gene encoding serine/arginine-rich splicing factor RS2Z33-like isoform X2: protein MPRYDDRYGGTRLYVGRLASRTRSRDLEDIFGRYGRIRDVDMKRDFAFVEFSDPRDADDARYSLNGRDVDGSRIIVEFAKGAPRGPGGSREYLGRGPPPGSGRCFNCGIDGHWARDCKAGDWKNKCYRCGERGHIERNCQNSPKKLRSYSRSPSLRRGRSRSHSYSRGRSDSRSRSPVKRERSIERVERRTRSPRDSRSPKRRRNSPPPSKGRKHSLTPDERSPPERGGSPSPRDHRQANGSEYSGSPRVKSRSPVDDADGPEDRSYQSPAEENGRSRSRSRSLTPIPRDERSPIDDDDNHGSPRGSESN from the exons ATGCCTCGATATGATGACCGTTATGGTGGGACTCGGCTCTATGTTGGTCGCCTGGCTTCACGAACAAGATCACGCGATCTTGAGGACATATTCGGCCGATATGGGAG AATTCGCGATGTGGATATGAAGCGTGACTTCGCCTTTGTT GAATTTAGTGACCCTCGAGATGCTGATGATGCGAGATATAGCTTGAATGGTCGTGATGTTGATGGAAGCCGTATCATTGTGGAATTTGCCAAGGGG GCACCACGTGGTCCTGGTGGATCTCGTGAGTATCTCGGTAGAGGTCCTCCTCCTGGATCAGGGCGCTGTTTCAACTGTGGGATTGATGGCCACTGGGCCAGGGACTGCAAAGCTGGAGACTGGAAGAATAAGTGTTATCGCTGTGGTGAACGAGGCCACATTGAAAGAAATTGTCAAAATAGTCCGAAGAAGCTAAG GAGTTATTCGCGTTCACCCTCTCTTCGCCGTGGTAGAAGCAGGAGCCACAGTTACAGCAGAGGCCGCAGTGACAG TCGATCTCGGTCACCtgtgaagagagaaagaagtaTTGAACGTGTTGAGAGAAGAACAAGGAGCCCACGTGACAGCAGGAGCCCTAAGCGGCGCAGGAATTCACCACCACCATCTAAAGGGAGGAAGCACAGTCTGACTCCAGATGAAAGAAGTCCACCAGAGAGAGGAGGCAGCCCATCCCCAAGGGATCACCGGCAGGCCAATGGCTCAGAGTATAGTGGGAGTCCAAGGGTAAAGAGCAGAAGCCCtgttgatgatgctgatggccCTGAGGATAGGAGTTACCAAAGCCCTGCAGAAGAGAATGGTCGCAGTCGTAGTCGCAGCCGCAGCCTCACTCCAATCCCTAGGGATGAGAGGAGCccaattgatgatgatgataaccATGGGTCCCCAAGAGGCAGCGAATCCAATTAA